One window from the genome of Pyrus communis chromosome 16, drPyrComm1.1, whole genome shotgun sequence encodes:
- the LOC137720645 gene encoding uncharacterized protein translates to MRNPEFPSPFEDRQDMAAAGARTTWQRRANCCFVQEDAWSAPKFSSCPSSSSSKAESDIAPENLKPDCMPYNPNPELAPNTKWWLNLEPNCGPQEFTYEQLAVLEAELEVLNSGFVHKTPIISDYYQSNGVLGTQIDMKNSANSFVEKPCQVSVTCTKSDQNKGMQELNAGIGNDPQVPKKKDSGEFWYSDDHLMNLDSLNCLSSEEPKKMSSSLESQWVGTEKTEPWWRSAGKDELASLVAQKSLEHIENCDLPRPQVKHRRKGPSAFNPNSAMDQMAEMGFSNMDTFTWGSFTSGHSTHESCSPLSKDEVETQKNSEDNRTKAELLEALCHSQTRARNAEKAAKQAHTEKEHIITLFLKQASQLFAYKQWLQLLQLENFCLQLNNKDQPWSRHKGRHMKKGQRRAGKRGGRPRCEINTGVVAFAVGLGLAGAGLLLGWTMGWLFPTV, encoded by the exons ATGCGAAATCCAGAATTCCCATCTCCTTTTGAAG ATAGACAAGATATGGCGGCAGCAGGAGCACGCACTACATGGCAGCGTAGAGCAAACTGTTGTTTTGTCCAAGAAGATGCGTGGAGCGCTCCAAAATTTTCTTCCTGCCCGTCGTCATCTTCCTCAAAAGCAGAATCTGATATTGCACCTGAGAACCTCAAACCAGATTGCATGCCTTATAACCCAAATCCTGAACTAGCACCCAACACCAAGTGGTGGTTGAACCTGGAACCCAACTGTGGGCCGCAGGAGTTTACGTATGAACAGCTAGCAGTCCTGGAGGCTGAACTTGAAGTTTTAAATTCTGGATTCGTTCATAAAACTCCGATCATAAGTGACTATTACCAGTCCAACGGGGTTTTGGGTACTCAAATTGATATGAAGAATAGTGCTAATTCTTTTGTTGAGAAGCCGTGCCAGGTTTCTGTCACTTGTACAAAAAGTGACCAGAATAAAGGAATGCAAGAGCTCAATGCTGGAATTGGGAATGATCCACAAGTTCCTAAGAAAAAGGACTCGGGCGAGTTTTGGTACTCAGATGATCATCTCATGAACTTGGATTCTTTGAACTGCTTGAGCTCTGAGGAACCCAAGAAAATGTCTTCCAGTTTGGAATCCCAGTGGGTGGGAACTGAGAAAACTGAACCGTGGTGGCGCTCTGCAGGTAAAGATGAGTTGGCTTCCTTGGTTGCTCAGAAGTCACTTGAACATATTGAGAATTGTGATCTCCCGCGGCCTCAGGTTAAGCATCGTAGGAAGGGTCCCTCTGCGTTCAACCCTAATTCAGCCATGGATCAGATGGCTGAAATGGGGTTCTCCAATATGGACACCTTTACATGGGGAAGCTTTACTTCTGGTCACTCAACACATGAGTCTTGCAGTCCTTTAag CAAGGATGAGGTGGAAACCCAAAAGAATTCAGAAGACAATCGAACCAAAGCCGAGCTGTTGGAAGCTTTGTGCCACTCTCAAACACGAGCTAGGAACGCAGAAAAAGCAGCAAAGCAAGCCCATACAGAGAAGGAACACATAATCACTCTGTTTTTGAAGCAGGCCTCGCAACTCTTTGCTTACAAGCAGTGGCTGCAATTGCTGCAGCTCGAGAACTTCTGCCTGCAGCTCAATAACAAGGACCAACCATGGTCCCGTCACAAAGGCAGGCACATGAAGAAGGGTCAGCGCAGGGCCGGAAAACGGGGCGGCAGACCAAGGTGCGAAATTAACACGGGCGTTGTTGCATTCGCGGTGGGATTGGGTCTTGCCGGGGCAGGTTTGCTCCTCGGATGGACGATGGGATGGTTGTTTCCAACGGTTTGA